In the genome of Halapricum salinum, one region contains:
- a CDS encoding aconitate hydratase, producing the protein MGQTLTEKILSDHLVEGELEPGEEIGIEIDQVLTQDTTGTLVWLQFEALGLEEVQTELAAQYCDHQTYQFDFKNTDDHRFLRSAAGTFGAHFSRPGNGICHNVHKENFAAPGKTMLGSDSHTPTPGGLGELAIGSGGLDVAVAMGGGAYYIDMPEVVNVRLEGELPEWATAKDVILEMLRRLSVKGGVGKVLEYTGPGVETLSVPERTTITNMGTELGATSSIFPTDEKTKDYLARQGREDAFEEVGPDEDAEYHDEIVVDLSELEPLIAEPSMPDNVVPVREAAGQDVEQVMIGSCTNGGYEDILPAAKMLEGREIDKKTEMIVAPGSKQASEMLARDGWAAELMAAGVNFSESTCGACIGIGHVPASDSVSLRTFNRNFEGRSGLEDDNVYLCSPEVAAAAALAGEIVDPRDLADELGDLDAPGFELPDAYDGSKADLIAPDEAVDDGLVKGPNIGDVPLKDPLDSKLEGPTLLKMEDNITTDHIIPATQDILMYRSNIPKLSEFTLSRVDESFADRALESDGGFLVAGENYGQGSSREHAALCPMFLGVEGVLAQSFARIHKANLFNFGLLPLEIDEDTYAKIEQGDDIEIVDDVAEAVRSGQEEFTIRVNDDWEATGHLDASAREREILADGGKLSHTKKQYEQEDGATPADD; encoded by the coding sequence ATGGGACAGACACTCACGGAAAAGATCCTCTCCGATCATCTCGTCGAAGGTGAACTCGAACCCGGCGAGGAGATCGGGATCGAGATCGATCAGGTCCTCACGCAGGACACGACAGGAACTCTCGTATGGCTGCAGTTCGAGGCGCTCGGCCTCGAAGAGGTCCAGACGGAACTCGCAGCGCAGTACTGTGACCACCAGACCTATCAGTTCGACTTCAAGAACACGGACGACCACCGCTTCCTCCGCTCTGCGGCGGGCACGTTCGGCGCGCACTTCTCGCGACCCGGCAACGGTATCTGTCACAACGTCCACAAGGAGAACTTCGCCGCCCCCGGCAAGACGATGCTCGGCAGCGACTCGCACACACCGACTCCCGGTGGTCTGGGCGAACTCGCCATCGGTTCGGGCGGACTGGACGTCGCCGTCGCGATGGGTGGCGGCGCGTACTACATCGATATGCCCGAGGTCGTCAACGTCCGACTCGAAGGCGAACTCCCCGAGTGGGCGACCGCCAAGGACGTCATCCTCGAGATGCTGCGCCGCCTCTCCGTGAAGGGGGGCGTCGGCAAGGTGCTCGAATACACCGGCCCCGGCGTCGAGACCCTCTCGGTGCCCGAGCGAACGACGATCACCAACATGGGGACCGAACTCGGCGCGACCTCCTCGATCTTCCCGACCGACGAGAAGACCAAGGACTACCTCGCCCGACAGGGTCGCGAGGATGCCTTCGAAGAGGTCGGCCCCGACGAAGATGCAGAATACCACGACGAGATCGTCGTCGACCTCTCGGAGCTCGAGCCGCTCATCGCCGAGCCGTCGATGCCCGACAACGTCGTCCCCGTCCGCGAGGCCGCGGGCCAGGACGTCGAGCAGGTCATGATCGGCTCCTGTACCAACGGTGGCTACGAGGACATCCTCCCGGCCGCGAAGATGCTCGAAGGCCGCGAGATCGACAAGAAGACCGAGATGATCGTCGCGCCCGGCTCCAAGCAGGCGAGCGAGATGCTCGCACGTGACGGCTGGGCCGCCGAACTGATGGCCGCCGGGGTCAACTTCTCCGAATCCACCTGCGGTGCCTGTATCGGGATCGGCCACGTGCCCGCAAGCGACTCGGTGTCACTGCGGACCTTCAACCGCAACTTCGAGGGCCGCTCGGGTCTGGAAGACGACAACGTCTACCTCTGCTCGCCCGAGGTCGCAGCCGCCGCGGCGCTCGCCGGCGAGATCGTCGACCCGCGCGACCTGGCCGACGAACTCGGCGACCTCGACGCACCCGGCTTCGAACTGCCCGACGCCTACGACGGCTCGAAGGCCGACCTCATCGCGCCCGACGAGGCCGTCGACGACGGGCTCGTCAAGGGGCCGAACATCGGTGACGTGCCGCTGAAGGACCCGCTCGACTCCAAGCTCGAAGGGCCGACCCTCCTGAAGATGGAGGACAACATCACGACCGACCACATCATCCCGGCGACACAGGACATCCTGATGTACCGGTCGAACATCCCGAAACTCTCGGAGTTTACCCTCTCGCGGGTCGACGAGAGCTTCGCCGACCGCGCACTGGAGAGCGACGGCGGCTTCCTCGTCGCCGGTGAGAACTACGGCCAGGGCTCCTCGCGTGAACACGCGGCCCTCTGTCCGATGTTCCTCGGTGTCGAAGGCGTGCTCGCCCAGAGCTTCGCCCGGATCCACAAGGCGAACCTGTTCAACTTCGGCCTCCTGCCCCTGGAGATCGACGAGGACACCTACGCGAAGATCGAGCAGGGCGACGACATCGAAATCGTCGACGACGTCGCCGAGGCCGTCCGCTCCGGTCAGGAAGAGTTCACCATCCGCGTCAACGACGACTGGGAAGCGACCGGCCACCTCGACGCCTCCGCTCGCGAGCGCGAAATCCTCGCAGACGGTGGCAAACTGTCGCACACGAAAAAGCAGTACGAGCAGGAAGACGGCGCGACGCCCGCTGACGACTGA
- the gatB gene encoding Asp-tRNA(Asn)/Glu-tRNA(Gln) amidotransferase subunit GatB: MTAQAAESRELAVVIGLEVHVQVETATKIFCSCSTDVGDDEPNTHTCPVCLGLPGSLPVLNEGAVEAAVKIGKAIDADIPEETTFHRKNYYYPDLPKNFQITQYDAPICQDGELEFSHEGSRRSVGIRRAHLEEDPGSIKHVREGTESLEARTCSIDRADYTLIDYNRAGTPLMEIVTRPDFRDPAEVRAFLEKLEEVLEYLGVFDPTRDGSLRIDANLSVVDAAEVGEDGEISEDVLEEANRTEVKNISSHKGAEQALSFEASRQKKLIESGRAVEQETRHFNETHGNTVGMRSKEEEKDYRYFREADLPPLQVSDWKETIPIPELPDARRKRFQSEYGLSEEAASKLTSTKQVADFYEELASEYDADLVATWVADNLLGELNYRDMAITDIEDRLNEVATLVELVADEEITAKNAREIVLRDMLDEGDDPETVVEREGLGKSSGDEVQQAVEEAIEENPDAVEDYHSGEGGAINFLVGQVMQKTGGSADPSDVNGRLREELDE; this comes from the coding sequence ATGACTGCCCAAGCCGCCGAATCCCGCGAACTGGCGGTCGTCATCGGCCTGGAGGTCCACGTTCAGGTCGAGACGGCGACGAAGATCTTCTGTAGCTGCTCGACCGACGTCGGCGACGACGAGCCCAACACCCACACCTGTCCGGTGTGTCTGGGCCTTCCGGGATCACTCCCGGTGCTCAACGAGGGAGCCGTCGAGGCTGCCGTCAAGATCGGGAAGGCCATCGACGCCGACATCCCCGAGGAGACCACCTTCCACCGCAAGAACTACTACTATCCCGACCTGCCGAAGAACTTTCAGATCACGCAGTACGACGCCCCGATCTGTCAGGACGGCGAACTGGAGTTCAGCCACGAGGGCAGCCGCCGTTCCGTGGGGATCCGGCGAGCACACCTCGAAGAAGATCCCGGCTCGATCAAACACGTCCGCGAGGGGACCGAGAGCCTGGAAGCCCGGACGTGCTCGATCGATCGGGCGGACTACACGCTGATCGACTACAACCGTGCGGGCACGCCGCTGATGGAGATCGTGACTCGGCCGGACTTCCGCGACCCCGCCGAAGTGCGGGCCTTCCTCGAAAAGCTCGAAGAGGTCCTCGAATACCTGGGCGTGTTCGACCCCACCCGCGACGGCTCACTGCGGATCGACGCCAACCTCTCGGTCGTCGACGCCGCAGAGGTCGGGGAGGATGGCGAAATTAGCGAGGACGTACTGGAGGAAGCCAACCGCACGGAGGTCAAGAACATCTCCAGTCACAAGGGTGCCGAGCAAGCGCTCTCGTTCGAAGCCTCCCGCCAGAAGAAACTCATCGAGTCGGGCCGGGCGGTCGAACAGGAGACGCGGCACTTCAACGAGACCCACGGCAACACCGTCGGGATGCGCTCGAAAGAAGAGGAGAAGGACTACCGGTACTTCCGGGAAGCCGACCTCCCGCCGTTGCAGGTCAGCGACTGGAAGGAGACGATTCCGATTCCGGAACTCCCGGACGCCCGACGCAAGCGCTTCCAGAGCGAGTACGGCCTGAGCGAAGAAGCGGCCTCGAAACTCACCTCGACGAAACAGGTCGCGGATTTCTACGAGGAACTCGCCAGCGAGTACGACGCCGACCTGGTGGCGACGTGGGTCGCGGACAACCTCCTCGGAGAGCTGAACTACCGCGACATGGCGATCACGGACATCGAAGATCGACTGAACGAGGTCGCAACGCTCGTCGAACTCGTGGCGGACGAGGAGATTACCGCCAAGAACGCCCGTGAGATCGTCCTCCGGGATATGCTCGACGAGGGCGACGACCCCGAGACGGTCGTCGAGCGCGAGGGTCTAGGCAAGTCCTCGGGAGACGAAGTCCAGCAAGCCGTCGAGGAAGCCATCGAAGAGAACCCCGACGCCGTCGAGGACTATCACAGCGGCGAGGGCGGCGCGATCAACTTCCTGGTCGGCCAGGTCATGCAAAAGACGGGAGGGAGTGCGGATCCGAGTGACGTAAACGGCCGCCTCCGCGAGGAACTCGACGAATGA
- a CDS encoding MFS transporter gives MDESSTDERAVRSRRLWTAAIVLFVALEGLGLQMRGPLLPILETEWGISKSLQGLVSPAGTLGFALTVLGIGAVAGRVDTRRYFFAGVALTMVGVVGMALAPIFVAYLGFLVVRGLGTGVSRGLDRPLLGHLYPNARGRVFNLYDMAWAVGAAAGPAVLSLAVAQGDWRYAYGGLAVAFGLVALLVWRLRPPEVDAEAQLDIGAAKALLQMPAVAATTIALVFHTGLEGAMFIWLSTFGREIAGFSQETASLLLSVFLVAYVPGRLVYTIIAERVGYGPLVVILEVLIVPTFLWTFFVADGLATFAGVAVLGALVSGIFPTLLAFGTQVAPEYSGPINGLTTATASVSIAIVPVAMGVLADASSIRSAMWIPLALTLLVAPTVVIARRIDPNI, from the coding sequence ATGGACGAGTCGAGTACCGACGAGCGGGCGGTTCGATCCCGGCGATTGTGGACGGCTGCGATCGTCCTGTTCGTGGCGCTCGAAGGACTCGGCCTGCAGATGCGCGGTCCGCTGCTCCCGATTCTCGAAACCGAGTGGGGAATTTCCAAGAGCTTGCAGGGACTGGTCAGCCCCGCCGGGACGCTCGGCTTTGCACTGACAGTCTTGGGCATCGGAGCCGTCGCCGGGCGAGTCGACACCCGTCGGTACTTCTTCGCGGGCGTCGCACTGACGATGGTGGGAGTCGTCGGGATGGCGCTGGCCCCGATTTTCGTCGCGTATCTCGGCTTTCTCGTCGTCCGCGGCCTCGGAACCGGCGTCTCGCGAGGGCTCGATAGGCCGTTGCTGGGCCACCTCTATCCGAATGCTCGAGGGCGCGTGTTCAATCTCTACGATATGGCCTGGGCGGTCGGCGCGGCCGCCGGACCGGCGGTGTTGAGCCTGGCAGTCGCACAGGGGGACTGGCGCTACGCATACGGTGGGCTGGCGGTGGCGTTCGGCCTCGTCGCACTCCTGGTCTGGCGGCTGCGGCCGCCGGAGGTCGATGCGGAGGCTCAGCTCGACATCGGGGCAGCGAAAGCCCTCCTGCAGATGCCCGCGGTCGCAGCGACGACCATCGCGCTGGTCTTTCACACAGGTCTGGAAGGCGCGATGTTCATCTGGTTGTCGACCTTCGGCAGAGAGATTGCGGGGTTCAGCCAGGAGACAGCGAGCCTCCTCTTGAGTGTGTTCCTCGTCGCGTACGTCCCGGGTCGGTTGGTCTATACGATCATCGCCGAACGGGTCGGCTACGGCCCGCTGGTCGTCATCCTGGAAGTGCTGATCGTCCCGACGTTCCTCTGGACCTTTTTCGTCGCCGACGGGCTAGCGACGTTCGCCGGGGTCGCGGTCCTCGGCGCACTCGTCTCGGGGATCTTCCCGACGCTGCTGGCGTTCGGGACCCAGGTCGCGCCCGAGTACAGCGGGCCGATCAACGGTCTCACGACCGCCACGGCGTCGGTGAGCATCGCGATCGTTCCGGTCGCGATGGGCGTGCTGGCCGACGCCAGTTCCATCAGATCCGCGATGTGGATCCCGCTCGCGCTCACCCTTCTCGTCGCGCCCACAGTCGTGATCGCCCGACGGATCGATCCCAATATCTGA
- the hisB gene encoding imidazoleglycerol-phosphate dehydratase HisB → MTDRTAAVTRETAETDIEVVLDVDGDGDSTVETGIGFFDHMLDSFATHGLFDLTVQCDGDLEIDDHHTVEDVAITLGDAFAEALGEKRGIVRYADRKVPLDEAVAGIVLDISGRPYFEFDGEFSQDSVGDFTSHMAEHFAMSLAMNAGLTLHAQIEGDNAHHEIEALFKCLARSLDDATRIDERRSDVASTKGEL, encoded by the coding sequence ATGACCGACCGAACCGCAGCCGTCACGCGCGAGACTGCCGAGACCGACATCGAGGTCGTCCTCGACGTCGACGGCGACGGTGACTCGACCGTCGAGACGGGGATCGGCTTCTTCGATCACATGCTGGATTCGTTTGCCACGCACGGCCTGTTCGACCTCACGGTCCAGTGTGACGGCGACCTGGAGATCGACGACCACCACACCGTCGAGGACGTCGCGATCACGCTCGGCGACGCCTTCGCGGAGGCGCTGGGCGAGAAGCGAGGTATCGTCCGCTACGCCGACCGGAAGGTCCCGCTGGACGAAGCGGTCGCAGGGATCGTCCTCGACATCTCGGGCCGGCCGTACTTCGAATTCGACGGCGAGTTCTCCCAGGACTCCGTGGGAGACTTTACGAGCCACATGGCCGAGCACTTCGCGATGTCACTGGCGATGAACGCCGGACTCACCCTCCACGCCCAAATCGAGGGCGACAACGCCCACCACGAAATCGAGGCGCTGTTCAAGTGTCTCGCCCGCAGTCTCGACGACGCGACCCGGATCGACGAGCGCCGCAGCGACGTGGCCTCGACGAAGGGCGAACTCTGA
- the hisA gene encoding 1-(5-phosphoribosyl)-5-[(5-phosphoribosylamino)methylideneamino]imidazole-4-carboxamide isomerase, whose translation MNRAFETFEVIPAVDMQDGQVVQLVGGERGTGKTYGDPVEAARRWVDAGAETLHLVDLDGAFEGERENAPAIEAILDAVDVDVQLGGGIRTAEGAIDLLDSGVDRVILGTAAVENPEIVAEISEEHPESVLVSLDAKDGEVVVSGWTEGTGLDPADAAGRYEELGAGGILFTDVDVEGQLEGVRTEPVRRVVDAVGIPVIASGGVATIEDVRALQDAGAAAVVVGSALYEGAFTLEDAMAAVAE comes from the coding sequence ATGAACCGGGCGTTCGAAACGTTCGAGGTGATCCCGGCAGTCGACATGCAGGACGGGCAAGTGGTCCAGCTGGTCGGCGGCGAGCGCGGCACGGGAAAGACCTACGGCGACCCCGTCGAAGCCGCCCGGCGATGGGTCGACGCCGGCGCGGAGACGCTCCATCTGGTCGATCTCGACGGCGCGTTCGAAGGCGAACGGGAGAACGCCCCCGCGATCGAGGCGATCCTCGACGCAGTCGACGTCGACGTCCAGCTGGGTGGTGGAATCCGCACTGCCGAGGGCGCGATCGACCTCCTGGATTCTGGCGTCGATCGCGTGATTCTCGGGACGGCCGCCGTCGAGAACCCCGAGATCGTCGCCGAGATCAGCGAGGAACATCCCGAAAGTGTGCTCGTCAGCCTCGACGCCAAAGACGGCGAGGTCGTCGTTTCGGGCTGGACCGAAGGCACAGGGTTAGATCCCGCCGACGCGGCCGGCCGCTACGAGGAGCTGGGCGCTGGCGGGATCCTCTTCACTGACGTCGACGTCGAGGGGCAACTGGAAGGCGTCCGCACGGAACCAGTCCGGCGCGTCGTCGATGCCGTCGGCATCCCCGTAATCGCCAGCGGCGGGGTCGCAACGATCGAGGACGTCCGGGCCCTGCAAGACGCGGGCGCGGCCGCAGTCGTGGTCGGTAGTGCGCTCTACGAGGGTGCATTCACGCTCGAAGACGCGATGGCCGCCGTCGCTGAGTGA
- the rimI gene encoding ribosomal protein S18-alanine N-acetyltransferase gives MTTTAPGAESPSPTIRQAVRADLLAVFQIEQASFPQPWPFSAFEQFLETPGFLVAETGASDSGHDHVDRSGIVGYVVADAIPNHGTPLGHVKDLAVHPEFRSEGIGKRLLSEALTILDSQGVDSVKLEVRATNDRARSLYRSFGFEHCRTIPNYYDNGEDALVLLR, from the coding sequence GTGACGACGACCGCACCGGGAGCCGAGTCGCCGAGCCCGACCATCCGCCAGGCGGTGCGTGCCGACCTCCTGGCAGTGTTCCAGATCGAGCAGGCGTCGTTTCCCCAGCCGTGGCCGTTCTCGGCGTTCGAGCAGTTCCTGGAGACGCCAGGATTTCTCGTGGCCGAAACGGGCGCATCCGACAGCGGTCACGACCACGTCGACCGCTCGGGGATCGTCGGCTACGTCGTGGCCGACGCCATCCCGAACCACGGGACGCCGCTCGGGCACGTCAAGGACCTGGCGGTGCACCCGGAGTTCCGTAGTGAGGGGATCGGCAAACGGCTGCTGAGTGAGGCGTTGACGATCCTCGATTCCCAGGGCGTCGACTCGGTGAAACTCGAAGTGCGAGCGACCAACGACCGGGCACGCAGTCTGTATCGCTCCTTTGGATTCGAGCACTGCCGGACGATCCCGAACTACTACGACAACGGCGAGGACGCGCTCGTTCTGTTGCGGTGA